A part of Candidatus Eremiobacterota bacterium genomic DNA contains:
- a CDS encoding serine hydrolase: MHALLVQRGEQIVLERYGGGYHEEKPHALYSGTKSFWGVLAVAAQHDGLLQLDEPVARTIASWAEGAKARVTLRQLLQLTSGIGFGGLGAAVPEYAKALAVELKDEPGEKFTYGGIPLQVFGAVLAQKLAPRALTPHAFLRERILDPIGLRAGSWRLLKDGTQPLPTGAFLAAREWLKFGLLVRGCGAWKKKTIVPPEGLARCFSGSPANPRYGLCWWLSPLPQAPDVVYASGSGGQAMYVVPSADAVVVKFGGSSSYKHDAFLKKLLS; the protein is encoded by the coding sequence TTGCACGCGCTCCTCGTGCAGCGCGGCGAGCAGATCGTCCTCGAGCGCTACGGCGGCGGTTACCATGAAGAGAAACCACACGCGCTCTACAGCGGGACGAAAAGCTTTTGGGGCGTGCTCGCGGTCGCGGCGCAGCACGACGGGCTGCTCCAGCTGGACGAGCCGGTTGCGCGCACGATCGCGTCGTGGGCGGAGGGCGCGAAGGCGCGCGTGACGCTGCGCCAGCTGCTGCAGCTCACCAGCGGGATCGGTTTCGGCGGGCTGGGCGCAGCGGTTCCGGAGTACGCCAAAGCGCTGGCAGTCGAGCTGAAAGACGAGCCCGGCGAGAAGTTCACCTACGGCGGGATTCCGCTCCAAGTCTTCGGCGCGGTGCTGGCGCAGAAGCTGGCGCCGCGCGCGCTCACGCCGCACGCGTTCTTGCGCGAGCGCATCCTCGATCCGATCGGATTGCGCGCCGGTTCGTGGCGCTTGCTGAAGGACGGAACGCAGCCGCTTCCGACCGGCGCGTTCTTGGCCGCGCGCGAGTGGCTGAAGTTCGGCCTGCTCGTGCGCGGTTGCGGCGCGTGGAAGAAGAAGACGATCGTCCCGCCGGAGGGACTCGCCCGCTGCTTCAGCGGCTCGCCGGCGAACCCGCGCTACGGATTGTGCTGGTGGCTCAGCCCGCTGCCACAGGCGCCGGACGTCGTCTATGCGAGCGGTTCCGGCGGACAGGCGATGTACGTCGTTCCGTCGGCGGATGCGGTGGTGGTGAAGTTCGGCGGCTCGTCGTCGTACAAGCACGACGCGTTCTTGAAGAAGCTGCTGAGCTGA